The following are from one region of the Shinella sp. PSBB067 genome:
- a CDS encoding ring-cleaving dioxygenase: protein MTQQLTGIHHLTAITANAPENLRFYTQVLGLRLVKKTVNQDDTSAYHLFYADGLASPGTDLTFFDWPVGHERRGTHSVSRTGLRVATLATLEWWKDRFADLKVKAGGIRDVGGRATLDFEDGEGQRFRLTVDEAGAPANPWEKSPVPAEHQIKGLGPITLSVPDIRNTEIVLTEVMNMNETSTYPNPDGAGDVHVFSMGDGGPAAELHVAVEPDLPAAHQGAGAVHHVAFRAPDVEALHAWTERLRGFRLPSSGEVERFYFRSLYFREPNGILFEIATDGPGFAVDEPLETLGESLSLPPFLEPRRAQIEARLKPLA from the coding sequence ATGACCCAGCAGCTTACAGGCATCCACCACCTGACGGCGATCACCGCGAACGCGCCGGAGAACCTGCGCTTCTATACGCAGGTGCTCGGCCTTCGCCTCGTCAAGAAGACCGTCAACCAGGACGATACCAGCGCCTACCATCTCTTCTATGCCGACGGGCTCGCCTCGCCGGGCACGGACCTCACCTTCTTCGACTGGCCCGTCGGCCACGAGCGGCGCGGCACGCACAGCGTCTCCCGCACGGGCCTGCGTGTCGCGACCCTCGCCACCCTCGAATGGTGGAAGGACCGCTTCGCCGACCTTAAGGTCAAGGCCGGCGGGATCCGCGATGTCGGCGGCCGGGCGACGCTCGACTTCGAGGACGGCGAAGGCCAGCGCTTCCGCCTGACGGTGGACGAGGCCGGGGCGCCGGCCAACCCCTGGGAAAAGAGCCCGGTTCCGGCCGAACACCAGATCAAGGGCCTCGGCCCCATCACGCTCAGCGTGCCCGACATCCGCAACACGGAGATCGTGCTCACCGAGGTGATGAACATGAATGAGACCTCGACCTATCCGAACCCGGACGGCGCCGGCGATGTCCACGTCTTCTCGATGGGCGACGGCGGCCCCGCAGCGGAACTGCATGTCGCCGTCGAGCCGGATCTTCCGGCCGCCCACCAGGGCGCAGGCGCCGTGCACCACGTCGCCTTCCGCGCCCCGGATGTCGAGGCGCTGCACGCCTGGACGGAGCGCCTGCGCGGCTTCCGCCTGCCGTCGAGCGGCGAGGTCGAGCGCTTCTATTTCCGCTCGCTCTATTTCCGCGAGCCGAACGGCATCCTCTTCGAGATCGCCACGGACGGCCCCGGCTTCGCCGTCGACGAACCGCTCGAAACCCTCGGCGAGAGCCTGTCGCTGCCGCCCTTCCTTGAGCCGCGCCGCGCGCAGATCGAGGCCCGGCTGAAGCCGCTCGCATAA
- a CDS encoding NADPH-dependent FMN reductase has protein sequence MTTLVAISGSLRKGSFNTALLRAALAMAPEGVTIEEGSIRGIPLYDADVEAADGIPEAVARLKEQVAGADGVILFTPEYNNGIPGVFKNAIDWMSRPSNDIPRVFGGKPFAITGASPGNFGTLLSQEAWLPIMRTLGTVPWFGAKLMVSRAGTVIQDGRIADEAIEKRLRDFVAGFAAFVTEYKR, from the coding sequence ATGACGACACTGGTGGCAATCTCGGGCAGCCTGCGCAAGGGCTCCTTCAACACGGCGCTGCTGCGCGCGGCCCTTGCCATGGCGCCGGAGGGCGTGACGATCGAGGAAGGTTCGATCCGCGGCATCCCGCTCTACGATGCCGACGTGGAGGCTGCCGACGGCATTCCCGAAGCGGTCGCCCGCCTCAAGGAGCAGGTGGCCGGGGCGGACGGCGTGATCCTCTTCACCCCCGAATACAACAACGGCATTCCCGGCGTCTTCAAGAACGCCATCGACTGGATGAGCCGTCCGTCCAACGACATTCCGCGCGTCTTCGGCGGCAAGCCCTTCGCCATCACCGGCGCCTCGCCGGGCAATTTCGGCACCCTCCTCTCGCAGGAAGCCTGGCTGCCCATCATGCGCACGCTCGGCACCGTGCCGTGGTTCGGCGCCAAGCTGATGGTCTCGCGCGCGGGCACCGTCATCCAGGACGGCAGGATCGCCGACGAGGCGATCGAAAAGAGGCTGCGCGATTTCGTTGCCGGCTTCGCCGCCTTCGTCACCGAATACAAGCGCTGA
- a CDS encoding VOC family protein, with product MTSGIHHITGITRKIQANVDFYAGFLGLRLVKRTAGFEDADQLHLFYGDAAASPGSLITFLAWEDGSPGRVGLGQPSEIVLAVRPEAIGFWLTRALTQNIALTGPAQEFGEPVLRLKDPDGIIVKLVGEAGVEGPAPHVTKDIAAGDAIQRIRGATILSEKPAETAAFIGGHFGFRTVAEAGGVTRLAGDAGDVLDIRNARGFWTSAPGTGTIDHVALRAPDRAAVEAAAARFAEGDAGDTNMHDRTYFYSLYVREPGGSLVEYATDGPGMTADEPLETLGTRLFVPAHFLTDPDDVRARLPQFSLPGEERMSERDLPFIHRVHRPENPDGTAVVLLHGTGGNETSLLPFGARLAPDAILLSPRGRSTDEGYPRFFRRLTAVTFDQKDIVSEAEAFAAFMEGANAAYGLDPQKTVFVGYSNGANMIGAVMLLHPGLIRNAVLLRGMNVLETVPEADLSGVNVLMVSGAADPYGRYAGEIEARLTAAGATVEHTLLAAGHDIGAADLDLAKDFKDRVTG from the coding sequence ATGACAAGCGGCATCCATCACATCACGGGCATCACCCGCAAGATCCAGGCGAATGTCGATTTCTACGCCGGTTTCCTCGGCCTTCGGCTCGTCAAGCGTACGGCGGGCTTTGAAGACGCCGACCAGCTCCATCTCTTCTATGGCGACGCGGCGGCAAGCCCGGGTTCGCTGATCACCTTCCTCGCCTGGGAGGACGGCTCCCCCGGACGGGTCGGGCTCGGCCAGCCCTCGGAGATCGTCCTTGCCGTCCGGCCGGAGGCGATCGGCTTCTGGCTGACGCGCGCGCTGACGCAGAACATCGCCCTCACGGGGCCGGCGCAGGAGTTCGGCGAGCCCGTGCTCCGGCTGAAGGACCCGGACGGCATCATCGTCAAGCTGGTCGGCGAGGCGGGCGTGGAAGGTCCCGCGCCGCATGTCACGAAGGACATTGCGGCGGGGGATGCGATCCAGCGCATCCGCGGCGCGACGATCCTGTCGGAAAAGCCGGCGGAGACGGCGGCATTCATCGGCGGGCATTTCGGCTTCCGCACGGTGGCCGAGGCCGGTGGCGTCACGCGGCTAGCCGGCGATGCGGGCGACGTGCTCGACATCCGCAATGCGCGCGGGTTCTGGACCTCGGCGCCCGGCACGGGCACGATCGACCATGTCGCGCTGCGGGCCCCGGACCGGGCGGCCGTGGAAGCGGCTGCCGCGCGGTTCGCCGAAGGGGATGCGGGCGACACCAACATGCACGACCGCACCTATTTCTACTCGCTCTATGTCCGCGAACCGGGCGGTTCGCTCGTCGAATATGCGACGGACGGTCCCGGCATGACGGCAGACGAGCCGCTGGAGACGCTTGGAACGAGGCTGTTCGTTCCCGCGCATTTCCTGACCGACCCGGACGACGTTCGCGCCCGGCTTCCGCAATTTTCCCTGCCCGGAGAAGAAAGAATGAGCGAACGGGACCTGCCCTTCATCCACCGGGTGCATCGCCCGGAAAACCCCGATGGCACCGCGGTCGTGCTGCTGCACGGCACGGGCGGCAACGAGACGAGCCTTCTGCCCTTCGGCGCCCGGCTCGCGCCGGATGCCATCCTGCTCAGCCCGCGCGGCCGCAGCACCGATGAAGGCTATCCGCGGTTCTTCCGCCGCCTGACGGCCGTCACCTTCGACCAGAAGGATATCGTCAGCGAGGCGGAAGCCTTCGCGGCCTTCATGGAAGGGGCGAATGCGGCCTATGGGCTCGATCCGCAAAAGACCGTGTTCGTCGGCTATTCCAACGGCGCGAACATGATCGGCGCGGTGATGCTGCTGCATCCGGGCCTGATCCGCAATGCCGTTCTGCTGCGCGGCATGAACGTTCTGGAGACGGTGCCGGAGGCCGATCTTTCCGGCGTGAACGTGCTGATGGTGAGCGGTGCGGCGGATCCCTACGGCCGCTATGCCGGGGAGATCGAAGCCCGACTGACGGCGGCCGGGGCAACGGTCGAGCACACGCTGCTGGCTGCGGGCCACGACATCGGTGCGGCCGATCTGGACCTGGCGAAGGACTTCAAGGACCGCGTGACCGGCTGA
- a CDS encoding efflux transporter outer membrane subunit has translation MNFTRTLFPLSMLLLSGCVVGPDYQKPDAALPVKFSESKAASAENVTLNPWWESFRDRRLNDLVHQGMAENLTVRQAMERIEAAEANVIVAGSGSLPSIGLTADATASGQDGSYLRRSPGSGGDHSESKSMSAGFGASWLLDFFGQYRRSKEAANASLDAAYDDVNVARLAYLSDLVSSYVNARYYQEALALNRKNLQSRRETLKLTNEIKEAGAASSLDVLQSEGLVNQTLADLPALETGFHQSANHIATLLGVPASTITSSLIKGSSQPMPRYATRTGIPADLIRNRPDIRAAERRLHALTAQIGFAESQLYPSIQLGGSIGVARNFNAVTGSLSSWSFGPTLTLPIFNGGALKAQVKIARSEAEQQYLTWKSTVLNAVEEVENAQTALIRDGQTVAALRKVVQSYEQTLNLARESYRGGASTILDVLDAERNVASARLSLAAAIRQLARDYVALNVAIGGGSEIGATTIASK, from the coding sequence ATGAATTTCACACGGACGCTTTTCCCTCTGAGCATGCTTCTCCTTTCGGGCTGCGTCGTCGGCCCCGATTACCAGAAGCCGGACGCCGCTCTTCCGGTCAAATTCTCCGAGAGCAAGGCCGCGAGCGCGGAGAATGTCACGCTCAATCCCTGGTGGGAATCTTTCCGTGACCGGCGCCTCAACGACCTCGTCCATCAGGGCATGGCCGAGAACCTCACCGTTCGCCAGGCCATGGAACGCATCGAGGCCGCCGAAGCGAACGTCATCGTCGCCGGTTCCGGCTCTCTGCCGAGCATCGGCTTGACCGCCGACGCGACGGCGAGCGGCCAGGACGGCAGCTACCTGCGCCGGTCGCCCGGCAGCGGCGGCGACCACTCCGAATCGAAATCCATGAGCGCGGGCTTCGGCGCCTCCTGGCTGCTCGACTTCTTCGGCCAGTACCGCCGTTCCAAGGAAGCGGCGAACGCCTCGCTCGACGCCGCCTATGACGACGTCAACGTCGCGCGCCTCGCCTATCTCTCCGATCTCGTGTCGAGCTATGTCAACGCGCGCTACTATCAGGAAGCGCTGGCGCTGAACCGCAAGAACCTGCAGTCGCGCCGCGAGACGCTGAAGCTGACCAACGAGATCAAGGAAGCGGGCGCCGCATCCAGCCTCGACGTGCTGCAGTCCGAGGGCCTCGTCAACCAGACGCTGGCCGACCTGCCGGCGCTCGAAACCGGCTTCCACCAGTCCGCGAACCACATCGCCACCCTGCTCGGCGTCCCCGCCAGCACGATCACCTCCAGCCTGATCAAGGGTTCGTCCCAGCCGATGCCGCGCTATGCGACGCGCACGGGCATTCCGGCCGACCTCATCCGCAACCGTCCCGACATCCGCGCGGCCGAGCGCCGCCTGCATGCCCTGACGGCCCAGATCGGCTTTGCCGAATCGCAGCTCTATCCGAGCATCCAGCTCGGCGGCTCCATCGGCGTCGCGCGGAACTTCAACGCCGTGACCGGCAGCCTGTCGAGCTGGTCGTTCGGCCCGACGCTGACCCTGCCGATCTTCAACGGCGGCGCCCTGAAGGCCCAGGTCAAGATCGCCCGCTCGGAAGCCGAGCAGCAATACCTGACCTGGAAGTCCACGGTGCTGAACGCGGTCGAGGAAGTGGAGAATGCCCAGACCGCGCTGATCCGCGACGGCCAGACGGTCGCGGCCCTGCGCAAGGTCGTGCAGTCCTACGAGCAGACGCTGAACCTTGCCCGCGAAAGCTATCGCGGCGGCGCAAGCACGATCCTCGACGTCCTCGACGCCGAGCGCAACGTCGCTTCGGCCCGCCTGTCGCTTGCCGCGGCGATCCGCCAGCTCGCCCGCGACTATGTCGCGCTCAACGTGGCGATCGGCGGCGGCTCGGAAATCGGCGCGACGACGATCGCCAGCAAGTAG
- a CDS encoding GntR family transcriptional regulator produces the protein MRRTDQKRAGGRTLAGDAYEAIRQAIRSGRFKPGDRLRFADLQALCGMSVTPVREALARLTAEGFTVLDDHRGYSVASLSLAELRDITAARQLCESEALRLSVEKGDADWEGRVIAAHHLMSRIPQVREDIPSAMREDWEARHAAFHAALISACGSPILLEICEKLFSRADHYRRMSISLSGGMRDVAGEHRRVMELALARDAEGAAAVLRDHYGRTAAALDSFFQSENGDPA, from the coding sequence ATGCGCCGGACAGATCAAAAGCGGGCAGGGGGGCGGACGCTGGCGGGGGACGCCTACGAGGCGATCCGGCAGGCGATTCGCTCCGGCCGGTTCAAGCCGGGGGACCGCCTGCGCTTTGCCGACCTGCAGGCGCTGTGCGGCATGAGCGTGACGCCGGTGCGCGAGGCGCTGGCGCGGCTGACGGCCGAGGGCTTCACCGTTCTCGACGATCACCGGGGCTATAGCGTCGCCTCGCTGTCGCTCGCCGAGTTGCGGGACATCACCGCGGCCCGGCAGCTTTGCGAAAGCGAAGCGCTGCGGCTTTCGGTGGAGAAGGGGGACGCCGACTGGGAGGGGCGGGTGATCGCCGCGCACCACCTGATGTCGCGCATCCCGCAGGTGCGCGAGGACATTCCCTCGGCGATGCGGGAGGATTGGGAGGCGCGGCACGCCGCCTTCCACGCCGCGCTGATTTCCGCCTGCGGGTCGCCGATCCTGCTTGAAATCTGCGAGAAGCTGTTTTCGCGGGCCGACCACTACCGGCGCATGTCGATCAGCCTGTCCGGCGGCATGCGCGATGTGGCGGGCGAGCACCGCAGGGTCATGGAGCTTGCGCTGGCGCGCGATGCCGAGGGGGCCGCGGCCGTTCTGCGCGACCATTACGGGCGGACGGCGGCCGCGCTCGACAGCTTCTTCCAAAGCGAAAACGGCGATCCCGCCTGA
- a CDS encoding fumarylacetoacetate hydrolase family protein, translated as MKLVRFGAAGAEKPGLIDADGAIRDLSGVVPDIAGDVLGRAGLERLRALDPKTLPLAPEGSRFGACVGRVGNFIAVGLNYADHAAESGMAVPSEPVLFNKAPSCIVGPDDTVLIPRGSEKTDWEVELAVVIGERASYVSEADALDYVAGYCVCNDVSERAYQIERGGQWTKGKGCPTFGPIGPWLVTKDEVDTSDLTMTLSVNGELVQNGSSSTMVFKVPFLVHYISQFMILEPGDVITTGTPPGVGMGMKPPRYLKAGDRMEVSIAGLGTQRQAVAAG; from the coding sequence ATGAAACTCGTGCGCTTTGGCGCGGCGGGCGCGGAAAAGCCCGGACTGATCGACGCGGACGGCGCGATCCGCGACCTTTCCGGCGTGGTGCCGGACATTGCCGGCGACGTGCTCGGCCGGGCCGGGCTGGAGCGCCTGCGCGCGCTCGATCCGAAGACCCTGCCGCTCGCCCCCGAAGGCAGCCGCTTCGGCGCCTGCGTCGGCCGCGTCGGCAATTTCATCGCCGTCGGCCTCAACTATGCCGACCACGCCGCCGAAAGCGGCATGGCCGTTCCGAGCGAGCCGGTGCTTTTCAACAAGGCCCCCTCCTGCATCGTCGGCCCCGACGATACGGTCCTCATCCCCCGCGGTTCCGAGAAGACGGACTGGGAAGTGGAGCTTGCCGTCGTGATCGGCGAGCGTGCCTCCTATGTCTCGGAAGCCGATGCGCTGGACTATGTGGCGGGCTACTGCGTCTGCAACGACGTTTCCGAACGCGCCTATCAGATCGAGCGCGGCGGCCAGTGGACCAAGGGCAAGGGCTGCCCGACCTTCGGCCCCATCGGCCCCTGGCTGGTGACGAAGGACGAGGTCGATACGAGCGATCTCACCATGACGCTCAGCGTCAACGGCGAACTGGTGCAGAACGGCTCGTCGAGCACCATGGTCTTCAAGGTGCCCTTCCTCGTGCACTACATCTCGCAGTTCATGATCCTCGAACCCGGCGACGTCATCACGACCGGTACGCCGCCCGGCGTCGGCATGGGCATGAAGCCCCCGCGCTACCTCAAGGCCGGAGACCGCATGGAAGTCTCCATTGCCGGCCTCGGCACGCAGCGCCAGGCCGTGGCGGCCGGCTGA
- a CDS encoding thermonuclease family protein: protein MAKKTNRRRKTSAAKRSGARRGGMAHWYVLGAAIIGGVLYMDNWTPGPETAATAIRTASIERKARTGERQTALARPMPKPAERVEPKIAVEEKLPAFSGKWFICTTQTDYCVLDGSTILYAGRKVRLADIDAPAIADARCDAERSRGGDAKLRLREILSEGDVTLVAAKGATGKAGAAPHVVMRSGQSVGQRLVREGLARPWTGRHQSWCG from the coding sequence ATGGCGAAGAAGACGAACCGGCGAAGGAAAACCTCGGCAGCGAAGCGCTCCGGCGCGCGGCGCGGCGGCATGGCGCATTGGTATGTGCTGGGCGCCGCCATCATCGGCGGGGTTCTCTACATGGACAACTGGACGCCAGGGCCGGAGACGGCCGCGACGGCGATCCGCACGGCGTCCATCGAGCGGAAGGCGAGGACGGGCGAGCGGCAGACGGCGCTGGCGCGGCCGATGCCGAAGCCTGCCGAACGGGTGGAGCCGAAGATCGCCGTCGAGGAAAAGCTGCCCGCCTTTTCCGGCAAGTGGTTCATCTGCACGACGCAGACCGACTATTGCGTGCTCGACGGCAGCACGATCCTCTATGCCGGCCGCAAGGTTCGGCTCGCCGACATCGATGCGCCGGCGATCGCCGATGCGCGCTGCGATGCGGAGCGCTCGCGCGGCGGCGACGCCAAGCTGCGGCTGCGTGAAATCCTGAGCGAGGGCGATGTCACGCTGGTGGCGGCGAAGGGCGCGACCGGCAAGGCGGGCGCCGCGCCCCATGTCGTGATGCGGAGCGGGCAGTCCGTCGGCCAGCGGCTGGTGCGCGAGGGCCTGGCGAGGCCCTGGACGGGGCGGCATCAATCCTGGTGCGGTTGA